From Coregonus clupeaformis isolate EN_2021a unplaced genomic scaffold, ASM2061545v1 scaf0662, whole genome shotgun sequence, a single genomic window includes:
- the LOC121551824 gene encoding protein phosphatase 1 regulatory subunit 29-like, whose amino-acid sequence MLSRLRSHSSSSSSSSSTSSPSTPILLILLSLLLFLHLPSLVWGDCWLIEGDKGYVWLAICSQNQPPYETIPQHINNTVHDLRLNENKLKMIPYTSMYRFTNLTDLNLTKNEISYIEDGAFAQQANLQVLQLGYNKLTNLTEAMMRGLGRLQCLFLQHNLIEVIGNNALDECLSLNSIDLSSNKLARLEPSTFTILNRLMVCELAGNPFHCGCDLYNFLTWLEAFNNVTHTYDRLQCETPREMFGYPLLSPIASGIVGHNARTILSSVCRDGVFIPGMTSLPPDSDSSGMGPDMLDRVGPYHQPTTSSSSTEHSFSPSIKLHHVSLVTASIMVQIPRPYSKMYILVQYNNTFVSDVMNLKLKKEMITLNKLKPHTNYTFCVASIRTSQRYNHTCLQFSTRGQNPDDIPPTPSITTHYILTIVGCLFGMLCILGLVYFCLRKKRRHEEKQKSICVKKTILEMRYGPEVAAAVGNDPSAVQKLQEQAQGQGHHQYQHHTHGGKLPMSASSSSGMLHSANTSSSRLSSIPQDKMATAFSEAMLTSKGTYMDVRMEGVMRDGGIGGGQGGMRDEDLREEDGTDVGEDSDDDDGRGSASEISTIAMEVDKVNQIINNCIDALKLDSVMAASSTASSATTTTSYPSSPPPTCTSSLTRGLIPLSPGVTETCPGLPAPTTKIPPPPPLPFSVPLSERPGISGGGFVSPPYRPPPPASAVRPVQRQMSADAVVVISAVKKQCSTSSCNSMGRDRERGTGGGGRVYSLDVHEPRSPDPCQQYPGERGSPVGCGEPLERLPLVGSGGGGGGGGGGCGSGGGGGGGVDGITNQQQQGQGQGQGQQEDFHCSEHRHSVPALYYEGSHQGSPHQRASFLKPLTRSHRDAASYSQLSPSRHQNYSGYSSSPEYSSESSLRIWERFRPYRKGQRDESCYVTAGNALRKKVQFAKGEDLHDILDYWKGVSAQQKL is encoded by the exons ATGCTCAGCAGGCTTCGCTctcactcctcttcctcctcctcctcctcctccacctcctctccatccacccccatcctcctcatccttctctctctcctcctcttcctccacctcccgaGCCTGGTCTGGGGGGACTGCTGGCTGATCGAGGGGGACAAGGGCTACGTGTGGCTAGCCATCTGCAGCCAGAACCAGCCTCCATACGAGACCATCCCCCAGCACATCAATAACACGGTCCACGACCTGAGGCTCAACGAGAACAAGCTCAAGATGATCCCCTACACCTCCATGTACCGCTTCACCAACCTCACGGACCTCAACCTCACCAAGAACGAGATCTCCTACATCGAGGATGGGGCCTTCGCTCAACAGGCCAACCTACAG GTCCTCCAGCTGGGCTACAACAAGCTGACCAACCTGACAGAAGCCATGATGAGGGGCCTGGGACGGCTGCAGTGCCTCTTCCTCCAGCACAACCTCATAGAG GTCATTGGCAACAATGCATTGGATGAGTGCCTCAGTCTCAACAGCATTGACCTGTCGTCCAATAAGCTGGCCCGCCTCGAACCGTCCACCTTTACCATTTTGAACCGCCTCATGGTGTGTGAGCTGGCTGGGAACCCCTTCCACTGTGGCTGTGACTTGTACAACTTCCTCACCTGGTTGGAGGCCTTCAATAACGTCACACACACCTACGACCGGCTGCAGTGCGAGACCCCCAGGGAGATGTTTGGCTACCCACTCCTGAGTCCCATTGCGTCCGGCATCGTCGGGCATAACGCTCGGACGATTCTGTCCTCTGTCTGCCGGGACGGGGTCTTTATCCCCGGGATGACGTCTCTCCCGCCAGACTCAGATTCCTCCGGAATGGGCCCGGACATGTTGGACCGCGTGGGCCCGTACCACCAGCCCACCACCTCGTCTTCCTCCACGGAGCACAGCTTCAGCCCCAGCATCAAGCTCCACCACGTGTCCCTCGTCACGGCCTCTATCATGGTCCAGATCCCCAGACCTTACAGCAAGATGTACATCCTGGTGCAGTACAACAACACCTTTGTCTCTGACGTAATGAACCTGAAGCTCAAAAAGGAGATGATCACGCTGAACAAGCTGAAGCCACACACCAACTACACCTTCTGCGTGGCCTCCATCCGGACCTCCCAACGCTACAACCACACCTGCCTCCAGTTCTCCACCCGAGGCCAGAACCCCGACGACATACCGCCAACACCTTCCATCACCACCCACTACATATTGACCATTGTGGGCTGCCTCTTCGGGATGCTCTGCATCCTGGGCCTCGTTTACTTTTGtctgaggaagaagaggaggcatGAGGAGAAGCAGAAGTCCATCTGTGTGAAGAAGACGATTCTAGAAATGAGGTATGGTCCGGAGGTGGCGGCGGCCGTGGGGAACGACCCGTCTGCGGTGCAGAAGCTCCAGGAGCAGGCCCAGGGTCAGGGCCACCACCAGTACCAGCACCACACGCACGGGGGCAAGCTGCCAAtgtctgcctcctcctcctcgggcATGCTCCACTCCGccaacacctcttcctccagactctcctccatccctcaggATAAGATGGCCACGGCCTTCTCCGAGGCCATGCTGACCAGCAAAGGTACCTACATGGACGTGAGGATGGAGGGGgtgatgagagatggagggattggaggaggacagggagggatgagggatgaggaTCTAAGAGAGGAGGACGGGACGGACGTGGGGGAGGATTCGGACGACGACGACGGGCGAGGCTCGGCTTCGGAGATCTCCACCATCGCCATGGAGGTGGATAAGGTCAACCAGATCATCAATAACTGCATCGACGCCCTGAAGCTGGACTCTGTCATGGCCGCCTCCTCCACCGCCTCTtccgccaccaccaccacctcctacCCCAGCTCACCTCCGCCCACCTGCACTTCCTCCTTGACCCGTggcctcatccccctctcccccggCGTAACTGAGACCTGCCCGGGCCTGCCCGCCCCTACAACCAAGATCCCCCCTCCACCGCCGCTCCccttctccgtccctctctcGGAGCGTCCGGGGATCAGCGGCGGAGGGTTTGTGTCGCCCCCCTACCGGCCCCCTCCCCCTGCGTCTGCTGTGCGCCCCGTCCAGAGGCAGATGAGCGCTGACGCTGTGGTGGTGATCAGCGCCGTGAAGAAGCAGTGCAGTACCTCATCCTGCAACTCCATGGGACGTGACCGGGAACGAGGGACCGGAGGAGGAGGCCGGGTCTACAGCCTGGACGTCCACGAGCCCCGCAGTCCGGACCCCTGCCAGCAGTACCCAGGAGAGAGAGGCAGCCCCGTGGGGTGTGGAGAGCCCCTGGAGCGGCTGCCTCTGGTGGGGAGCGGCgggggaggaggtgggggtggtggtgggtgtggtagtggaggtggtggtggtggtggtgttgatggtattaCCAACCAGCagcagcagggacagggacaggggcagGGGCAGCAGGAGGACTTCCACTGCTCAGAGCACCGCCATTCCGTCCCGGCACTGTACTACGAGGGCTCCCACCAGGGTTCGCCGCACCAGAGGGCCTCCTTCCTCAAGCCCCTAACCCGCTCCCACCGTGACGCCGCCTCCTACTCGCAGCTCTCACCCTCCCGCCACCAAAACTACTCTGGGTACTCCTCCAGCCCTGAGTATTCCTCGGAGAGCTCCCTGAGGATCTGGGAGAGGTTCCGGCCTTACAGGAAGGGCCAGCGGGATGAGTCGTGCTACGTCACGGCCGGGAACGCCTTAAGGAAGAAGGTGCAGTTCGCCAAAGGGGAGGACCTCCACGACATCCTTGACTACTGGAAGGGCGTGTCAGCCCAGCAGAAGCTTTAA